A genomic window from Nocardioides jiangxiensis includes:
- the moeZ gene encoding adenylyltransferase/sulfurtransferase MoeZ encodes MSIPALVEPAAELTVDEVRRYSRHLIIPDVGMIGQKRLKNAKVLVIGAGGLGSPALMYLAAAGVGTIGIVEFDEVDESNLQRQIIHGQSDVGRPKAVSAQESVQEINPLVNVVVHGERLDNDNVYAIFEGYDLIVDGTDNFATRYMVNDAAYFLGIPYVWGSIYRFDGQASVYAAGLRNSDDPAMREAAAEAPCYRCLYPEPPPPGMVPSCAEGGVLGVLCASIGSIQVNEAIKMLTGMGDPLVGKLMIYDALEMEYRKLKVRRDPNCALCGENATVTELIDYDSFCGAISEEAADASAGSTISVHQLKQWLEDRDDIFLVDVREQVEWDINRIPGATLIPKGDFLNGSALEKIPAVDSGKQVVLHCKSGVRSAEVLAILKGAGYSDAVHVGGGVVAWVNQIDPSQPSY; translated from the coding sequence GTGTCCATCCCCGCACTCGTGGAGCCGGCAGCCGAGCTGACCGTCGACGAGGTCCGCCGCTACAGCCGCCACCTGATCATCCCCGACGTCGGCATGATCGGCCAGAAGCGCCTGAAGAACGCGAAGGTCCTCGTCATCGGCGCGGGTGGCCTCGGCTCCCCGGCGCTCATGTACCTCGCCGCCGCGGGCGTCGGCACCATCGGCATCGTCGAGTTCGACGAGGTCGACGAGTCCAACCTGCAGCGCCAGATCATCCACGGCCAGTCCGACGTCGGCCGCCCGAAGGCGGTCTCGGCGCAGGAGTCGGTCCAGGAGATCAACCCGCTGGTCAACGTCGTCGTCCACGGCGAGCGCCTCGACAACGACAACGTCTACGCGATCTTCGAGGGCTACGACCTGATCGTCGACGGCACCGACAACTTCGCCACGCGCTACATGGTCAACGACGCGGCGTACTTCCTGGGCATCCCGTACGTCTGGGGCTCGATCTACCGCTTCGACGGCCAGGCCTCCGTGTACGCCGCGGGCCTGCGCAACTCCGACGACCCGGCGATGCGCGAGGCCGCCGCCGAGGCGCCGTGCTACCGCTGCCTCTACCCGGAGCCGCCGCCGCCGGGCATGGTCCCGTCCTGCGCCGAGGGTGGCGTCCTCGGTGTCCTCTGCGCCTCGATCGGCTCGATCCAGGTCAACGAGGCCATCAAGATGCTGACCGGCATGGGCGACCCGCTCGTCGGCAAGCTGATGATCTACGACGCGCTCGAGATGGAGTACCGCAAGCTGAAGGTCCGTCGCGACCCCAACTGCGCGCTCTGCGGCGAGAACGCCACGGTCACCGAGCTCATCGACTACGACTCGTTCTGCGGCGCCATCTCCGAGGAGGCCGCGGACGCGTCGGCCGGCTCGACGATCTCGGTCCACCAGCTCAAGCAGTGGCTCGAGGACCGTGACGACATCTTCCTCGTCGACGTCCGCGAGCAGGTCGAGTGGGACATCAACCGGATCCCCGGCGCGACCCTGATCCCGAAGGGTGACTTCCTCAACGGCTCCGCCCTGGAGAAGATCCCGGCGGTCGACTCCGGCAAGCAGGTCGTCCTCCACTGCAAGTCGGGCGTCCGCTCGGCCGAGGTGCTCGCGATCCTCAAGGGCGCGGGCTACTCCGACGCCGTCCACGTGGGCGGTGGCGTCGTGGCCTGGGTCAACCAGATCGACCCGTCGCAGCCGTCGTACTGA
- a CDS encoding immune inhibitor A domain-containing protein: MKRFATGVLAGTASLALAVTALPASAQESTPLQAEKQQAQRSDNRPGPLTEKQERLRTKALTMLDAGKARLKAQPDGGATVALSNGEYVEFPTADKTDQIWTVLADFGTQSAGRYGRTPGPVHNQIPEPDRTKDNSTLWVPDFDRAHYEQMFNGSGDSFADYYAKLSGGKFTAHDTVEDWVTVPYNASYYGDNAVEDKGGSWQFIADSVNAWYAQQVAAGKTAAEIDAYLSRFDTWDRNDYDNDGDFNEPDGYIDHFQAVHAGEGEEAGADPDAIWSHRWYADGDLYGQTGPTVGGTANLMGGTRVGDSKYFVGDYTVEPENGGLGVFAHEFGHDLGLPDYYDTDGGENGTAFWTLMSSGSWLNHGTEDIGSVPGLMGPEEKRYLGWLDHSEVGLGQSGTYTLSPSQNTVDGQDQAVKVDLPDAVTSSTYTTPPQGTHAWWSGRGDGLNNKLTRTVPAASRVVVSADTWYSIEDGFDYLYAEYSTDGGATWQKVGNALTGTSRGWVSKRWAYDPKGKASLFRFRYQTDGGVNEAGAFLDSVSVAPAKGTAFTDDAEAGPGDWTVQGWSISDGTETKSSHRYYLIENRQYVGYDATLETGPYQFSEAVSRPDWVEHFPFQDGMLVWYVDERYPDNNVSAHPGAGASMVVDAHPTSLVYSDGTRPSNRRQPFDATFGLDPVDPVCLHKQVPDSSPAGYTTYEACATDLAAKPTFDDSDPDAYWSADNPQNSVKVAGHGVRATVTGTTGNAITVEVSNPAA; this comes from the coding sequence GTGAAGAGATTCGCCACCGGCGTCCTCGCCGGCACCGCAAGCCTGGCTCTCGCAGTCACCGCACTGCCCGCGTCAGCGCAGGAGTCCACACCACTCCAGGCGGAGAAGCAGCAGGCCCAGCGGTCGGACAACCGCCCCGGGCCGCTGACGGAGAAGCAGGAGCGCCTCCGCACGAAGGCGCTCACCATGCTCGACGCCGGCAAGGCCCGGCTGAAGGCGCAACCCGACGGCGGTGCCACCGTCGCTCTCTCCAACGGGGAGTACGTCGAGTTCCCGACCGCCGACAAGACCGACCAGATCTGGACCGTCCTCGCCGACTTCGGCACCCAGTCGGCCGGACGCTACGGCCGGACACCGGGACCGGTGCACAACCAGATCCCCGAGCCGGACCGCACGAAGGACAACTCGACGCTCTGGGTGCCGGACTTCGACCGCGCCCACTACGAGCAGATGTTCAACGGCAGCGGCGACTCCTTCGCCGACTACTACGCGAAGCTGTCCGGCGGGAAGTTCACCGCCCACGACACGGTCGAGGACTGGGTGACCGTGCCCTACAACGCCTCCTACTACGGCGACAACGCCGTCGAGGACAAGGGCGGCTCGTGGCAGTTCATCGCCGACTCCGTCAACGCCTGGTACGCCCAGCAGGTCGCCGCGGGCAAGACCGCCGCGGAGATCGACGCCTACCTGTCGAGGTTCGACACCTGGGACCGCAACGACTACGACAACGACGGCGACTTCAACGAGCCCGACGGCTACATCGACCACTTCCAGGCCGTGCACGCCGGCGAGGGCGAGGAGGCCGGCGCCGACCCCGACGCCATCTGGTCGCACCGCTGGTACGCCGACGGCGACCTGTACGGACAGACCGGTCCCACCGTGGGTGGCACCGCCAACCTGATGGGCGGCACCCGCGTCGGCGACTCGAAGTACTTCGTCGGCGACTACACCGTCGAGCCGGAGAACGGCGGCCTCGGCGTCTTCGCCCACGAGTTCGGGCACGACCTCGGCCTGCCGGACTACTACGACACCGACGGCGGCGAGAACGGCACGGCGTTCTGGACCCTGATGTCGTCCGGATCGTGGCTCAACCACGGCACCGAGGACATCGGCTCCGTCCCGGGCCTCATGGGACCCGAGGAGAAGCGGTACCTGGGCTGGCTCGACCACAGCGAGGTCGGCCTCGGGCAGTCGGGCACCTACACTCTCTCCCCCAGCCAGAACACCGTCGACGGCCAGGACCAGGCGGTGAAGGTCGACCTGCCCGACGCGGTGACCAGCTCGACGTACACGACGCCGCCGCAGGGCACGCACGCCTGGTGGTCAGGCCGCGGCGACGGACTCAACAACAAGCTGACCCGCACGGTCCCGGCGGCCAGCCGGGTCGTCGTCTCCGCCGACACCTGGTACTCCATCGAGGACGGGTTCGACTACCTCTACGCCGAGTACTCCACCGATGGCGGGGCGACCTGGCAGAAGGTCGGCAACGCCCTCACCGGCACCTCCCGGGGCTGGGTGAGCAAGCGGTGGGCCTATGACCCGAAGGGGAAGGCCTCGCTCTTCCGCTTCCGCTACCAGACCGACGGCGGTGTCAACGAGGCCGGCGCGTTCCTCGACTCCGTCTCCGTGGCACCGGCCAAGGGCACGGCGTTCACCGACGACGCCGAGGCCGGTCCGGGCGACTGGACCGTCCAGGGCTGGTCGATCAGCGACGGCACCGAGACGAAGAGCTCGCACCGCTACTACCTGATCGAGAACCGTCAGTACGTCGGCTACGACGCCACGCTGGAGACCGGGCCGTACCAGTTCAGCGAGGCGGTCAGCCGGCCGGACTGGGTCGAGCACTTCCCGTTCCAGGACGGCATGCTCGTCTGGTACGTCGACGAGCGCTACCCCGACAACAACGTCAGCGCCCACCCCGGAGCCGGCGCCTCGATGGTCGTGGACGCGCATCCGACCTCGCTGGTCTACAGCGACGGCACGAGGCCGAGCAACCGTCGTCAGCCGTTCGACGCGACCTTCGGCCTCGACCCGGTGGACCCGGTCTGCCTGCACAAGCAGGTGCCCGACTCCTCTCCCGCGGGCTACACGACGTACGAGGCATGCGCGACGGACCTGGCCGCGAAGCCGACCTTCGACGACAGCGACCCCGACGCCTACTGGTCGGCGGACAACCCGCAGAACTCCGTCAAGGTCGCCGGCCACGGAGTGCGTGCCACCGTCACCGGCACGACGGGCAACGCGATCACGGTGGAGGTGAGCAACCCGGCGGCCTGA
- a CDS encoding TetR/AcrR family transcriptional regulator, with translation MTTEEIEDMRPRSGRLPRHARRAQLLESALEVFAAQGYHAAAMDDIAAKAGVSKPVLYQHFPGKLELYLALLESACDAIIERTREALRSTHDNKLRVAGTMAAFYDYVAADTGAFRLVFESDLTSEPAVREQVERVTTECAAAITEVIAEDTGLPAEAAHLLAVGLVGMGQVSARYWLNDPGSLSREQATALVSGLAWRGIGGYPLH, from the coding sequence GTGACGACTGAGGAGATCGAGGACATGCGTCCCCGGAGTGGTCGACTGCCGCGTCACGCGCGCCGTGCCCAGCTGCTCGAGTCCGCGCTGGAGGTCTTCGCCGCGCAGGGCTACCACGCGGCCGCGATGGACGACATCGCCGCGAAGGCCGGCGTCTCCAAGCCCGTGCTCTACCAGCACTTCCCCGGCAAGCTCGAGCTCTACCTCGCCCTGCTGGAGTCCGCGTGCGACGCGATCATCGAGCGCACCCGCGAGGCGCTGCGCTCGACGCACGACAACAAGCTCCGCGTGGCCGGCACGATGGCTGCCTTCTACGACTACGTGGCGGCCGACACCGGCGCCTTCCGTCTCGTCTTCGAGTCCGACCTGACCAGCGAGCCCGCGGTCCGCGAGCAGGTCGAGCGCGTGACCACCGAGTGCGCCGCCGCGATCACCGAGGTCATCGCCGAGGACACCGGCCTTCCGGCGGAGGCTGCGCACCTCCTCGCGGTCGGCCTCGTCGGCATGGGCCAGGTCAGCGCGCGCTACTGGCTCAACGACCCGGGATCGCTCTCCCGCGAGCAGGCCACCGCCCTCGTCTCCGGCCTCGCCTGGCGTGGCATCGGCGGCTACCCGCTCCACTGA
- a CDS encoding DUF3107 domain-containing protein yields the protein MEVKIGIQNVVRELVVETNETAAAVEKLVSDAIADGGVLALTDGKGRRVVVPVASLAYVDFGGGVQGHVGFRS from the coding sequence ATGGAGGTCAAGATCGGTATCCAGAACGTCGTCCGCGAGCTCGTCGTCGAGACGAACGAGACGGCTGCTGCGGTCGAGAAGCTGGTCAGCGACGCGATCGCCGATGGCGGCGTGCTCGCGCTCACCGACGGCAAGGGCCGCCGGGTCGTCGTCCCGGTCGCCTCCCTGGCGTACGTCGACTTCGGCGGCGGCGTGCAGGGCCACGTCGGCTTCCGCTCCTGA
- a CDS encoding GlsB/YeaQ/YmgE family stress response membrane protein, which yields MGSILGAIIGGAIIGILGKLVAPGGRDNIPLWLTVICGIGGAFIGTYLYTAVGFKAETNGIDWWRHVWQIVSAAVLVVIAAGITGRQKA from the coding sequence ATGGGTTCGATTCTCGGTGCCATCATCGGCGGCGCGATCATCGGCATCCTCGGCAAGCTCGTGGCCCCCGGCGGCCGCGACAACATCCCCCTGTGGCTCACGGTCATCTGCGGTATCGGCGGTGCCTTCATCGGCACCTACCTGTACACCGCGGTCGGCTTCAAGGCCGAGACCAACGGCATCGACTGGTGGCGTCACGTGTGGCAGATCGTCTCCGCGGCGGTCCTCGTCGTGATCGCCGCCGGCATCACCGGCCGTCAGAAGGCCTGA
- a CDS encoding DEAD/DEAH box helicase yields MTTFRDLGVLPEICDALERKNITEPFPIQEMTLSVALMGTDLIGQARTGTGKTLAFGIPIIQRVVTVDDPAYAGMAQGKPQALVVAPTRELALQVSSDLELAGSDRGVRVLTVYGGVGYEGQLEALEAGVDVVVGTPGRLIDLMNKRALDISHVKALVLDEADEMLDLGFLPDVERLLRGTPETRQTMLFSATMPSAIITLARMHMRHPMNIRAESAADEQTVPATAQYVYQVHDLDKPEIIGRVLQADDVDKVVIFTRTKRQAQRVADDLVERGFSASPLHGDMAQVAREKALTKFREDKVKVLVATDVAARGIDVRGVSHVINYTCPEDHKTYVHRIGRTGRAGASGTAITFVDWADLQRWKLHNKELDLPFDEPVETYSTSPHLFHDQGIPEGTKGRIKAAAPVERKPREDRGGSASGERSGDRPARNRNRTRTRSGQTVAGEAKPAEAKAPAAEGSADGEAKAPSANRNRNRRRRRPSGQGGQGGQGGQGQSVAAATPAGE; encoded by the coding sequence GTGACCACTTTCCGCGACCTCGGCGTGCTGCCCGAGATCTGTGACGCCCTTGAGCGCAAGAACATCACCGAGCCCTTCCCGATCCAGGAGATGACCCTCTCGGTCGCCTTGATGGGCACCGACCTGATCGGCCAGGCCCGCACGGGCACCGGCAAGACCCTCGCCTTCGGCATCCCCATCATCCAGCGGGTCGTCACCGTCGACGACCCGGCGTACGCCGGCATGGCGCAGGGCAAGCCGCAGGCCCTCGTCGTCGCCCCGACCCGCGAGCTCGCGCTCCAGGTCTCCTCCGACCTCGAGCTCGCCGGCTCCGACCGCGGCGTCCGCGTCCTCACCGTCTACGGCGGCGTGGGCTACGAGGGCCAGCTCGAGGCCCTCGAGGCCGGCGTCGACGTCGTCGTCGGCACCCCGGGGCGCCTCATCGACCTGATGAACAAGCGCGCCCTCGACATCTCCCACGTCAAGGCCCTCGTGCTCGACGAGGCCGACGAGATGCTCGACCTCGGCTTCCTCCCCGACGTGGAGCGGCTGCTCCGCGGCACCCCGGAGACCCGCCAGACGATGCTCTTCTCGGCCACCATGCCGTCCGCGATCATCACCCTGGCGCGCATGCACATGCGCCACCCGATGAACATCCGCGCCGAGTCCGCCGCCGACGAGCAGACCGTGCCCGCGACCGCGCAGTACGTCTACCAGGTGCACGACCTCGACAAGCCGGAGATCATCGGCCGCGTCCTGCAGGCCGACGACGTCGACAAGGTCGTCATCTTCACCCGCACCAAGCGCCAGGCGCAGCGCGTCGCCGACGACCTCGTCGAGCGCGGCTTCTCCGCCTCGCCGCTGCACGGCGACATGGCCCAGGTCGCGCGCGAGAAGGCGCTCACGAAGTTCCGCGAGGACAAGGTGAAGGTCCTCGTCGCCACCGACGTCGCCGCCCGTGGCATCGACGTCCGCGGCGTCTCGCACGTCATCAACTACACCTGCCCCGAGGACCACAAGACCTACGTGCACCGCATCGGCCGCACGGGTCGCGCCGGCGCCTCGGGCACCGCGATCACCTTCGTCGACTGGGCCGACCTGCAGCGGTGGAAGCTCCACAACAAGGAGCTCGACCTGCCGTTCGACGAGCCGGTCGAGACCTACTCGACCTCCCCGCACCTCTTCCACGACCAGGGCATCCCGGAAGGCACCAAGGGCCGCATCAAGGCCGCCGCCCCGGTCGAGCGCAAGCCGCGCGAGGACCGTGGCGGCTCGGCCTCGGGCGAGCGCTCGGGCGACCGTCCGGCGCGCAACCGCAACCGCACGCGGACCCGCAGCGGCCAGACGGTCGCAGGCGAGGCGAAGCCGGCCGAGGCCAAGGCCCCTGCCGCCGAGGGCAGCGCCGACGGCGAGGCGAAGGCCCCGTCCGCCAACCGCAACCGCAACCGTCGGCGCCGTCGCCCGAGCGGCCAGGGTGGCCAGGGTGGCCAGGGTGGCCAGGGCCAGTCTGTCGCTGCCGCCACTCCCGCCGGCGAGTGA
- a CDS encoding alpha/beta fold hydrolase has translation MGADDPVDIVAWSNGARASLDFALHHPERVRSVTAVEPAAWWLAGEEREDVRAFTEFFASVACRDLSEEDLIRFLVDVGVAPAQTPWRDLAGWPLWYSCRNALSWFTPESFATIRAGISDLAALDVPLLLFKGSSGAAHFADTVDVIAATVGGARAATLEGGHACHLQDAEGFVRQTLAHLAT, from the coding sequence GTGGGCGCCGACGACCCCGTCGACATCGTCGCCTGGTCCAACGGCGCCCGGGCCTCACTCGACTTCGCCCTGCACCACCCGGAGCGGGTGCGGAGCGTGACCGCCGTCGAGCCCGCGGCGTGGTGGCTCGCTGGCGAGGAGCGCGAGGACGTCCGCGCCTTCACCGAGTTCTTCGCCAGCGTGGCGTGCAGGGACCTGTCCGAGGAGGACCTGATCCGGTTCCTGGTCGACGTAGGTGTCGCACCTGCCCAGACCCCGTGGCGCGACCTGGCCGGCTGGCCGCTCTGGTACTCCTGTCGCAACGCCCTGTCGTGGTTCACGCCGGAGTCGTTCGCGACCATCCGCGCCGGGATCAGCGACCTCGCTGCGCTCGACGTGCCCCTGCTGCTCTTCAAGGGCAGCAGCGGTGCCGCTCACTTCGCCGACACCGTCGATGTCATCGCCGCGACCGTGGGGGGTGCGCGTGCTGCGACGCTGGAGGGCGGCCACGCGTGCCACCTGCAGGACGCGGAGGGCTTCGTGCGCCAGACGCTGGCGCACCTCGCGACGTGA
- a CDS encoding ParA family protein, whose translation MTTTLAIANQKGGVAKTTTVASLGAALAEAGHKVLLVDLDPQACLTFSLGIDPEDLDASVHHVLTKGLDAREVIIETEDGVDLLPATIELARAEADLLTRTGREQVLKGVLEDLAEAGEAYDWVLLDCPPSLGVLTVAALTAARGVLVPLQCETLSHRGVGQLLDTVHDVRRFTNRRLEVWGVLPTLYDGRTNHARKVLDTISEVYELDVFEPPIPKTIKFAEAPAAGRSILATSRTSKGAAAYREVAGKLVERAAR comes from the coding sequence GTCGCCTCCCTCGGTGCCGCGCTCGCCGAGGCGGGCCACAAGGTCCTGCTCGTCGACCTCGACCCGCAGGCCTGCCTGACGTTCTCCCTCGGCATCGACCCGGAGGACCTCGACGCGTCGGTGCACCACGTGCTCACCAAGGGGCTCGACGCCCGCGAGGTGATCATCGAGACCGAGGACGGCGTCGACCTGCTGCCGGCGACCATCGAGCTCGCCCGGGCCGAGGCCGACCTGCTGACCCGCACCGGGCGCGAGCAGGTGCTCAAGGGCGTGCTCGAGGACCTCGCCGAGGCAGGGGAGGCCTACGACTGGGTGCTGCTTGACTGCCCGCCGTCGCTGGGTGTGCTCACGGTCGCGGCGCTGACCGCCGCCCGCGGCGTCCTGGTGCCGCTCCAGTGCGAGACGCTCTCGCACCGCGGCGTGGGCCAGCTGCTCGACACGGTCCACGACGTCCGGCGCTTCACCAACCGGCGGCTCGAGGTCTGGGGCGTCCTGCCGACGCTCTACGACGGCCGCACCAACCACGCCCGCAAGGTGCTGGACACCATCTCCGAGGTGTACGAGCTCGACGTCTTCGAGCCGCCGATCCCGAAGACCATCAAGTTCGCCGAGGCGCCGGCAGCGGGTCGCTCGATCCTGGCGACGAGCAGGACGAGCAAGGGCGCTGCGGCGTACCGCGAGGTGGCGGGCAAGCTCGTCGAGCGCGCCGCGCGCTGA